One Owenweeksia hongkongensis DSM 17368 genomic region harbors:
- a CDS encoding DUF2971 domain-containing protein yields MEELMMNMEGNDLIWHYCSPETFMSIIESKAIRFSSVYHTNDYGEMDWGLSLADRLVETNFSKEAFFQEYHKSRRTWFKDNAFLISCFSFKMDLLSQWRGYANNGLGFAIGFEKEELDKVFDNCVKGEVEYNFESKVLDDYIKALRDDFVQPNNEKDLTYELLTKIGHHFSLLKAPAFKEEGEYRYVMEVKSWDQGSGFTTLATKFDQYGKGANQIRFILKNGIPVPYYDWSFGDKSFTKIIKQVIIGPRNPSSVKNIELFLNMTQHKGVGVSKSKISYR; encoded by the coding sequence ATGGAAGAATTAATGATGAATATGGAAGGAAATGACCTGATTTGGCACTATTGTTCGCCAGAAACTTTTATGTCAATCATAGAGAGTAAGGCTATTCGCTTTTCTAGCGTTTATCACACCAATGACTATGGTGAGATGGATTGGGGGTTGTCGTTGGCAGATAGGTTAGTTGAGACTAACTTTTCTAAGGAGGCCTTTTTTCAGGAATATCATAAAAGCAGGCGTACCTGGTTTAAGGATAATGCATTTTTGATTTCATGTTTTTCTTTTAAGATGGATTTATTGAGTCAATGGCGGGGTTATGCTAATAATGGTTTAGGCTTCGCTATCGGTTTTGAAAAGGAGGAGTTGGATAAAGTCTTTGATAACTGTGTAAAGGGTGAAGTTGAGTACAACTTCGAAAGTAAAGTCTTGGATGACTACATTAAGGCCTTAAGGGATGATTTTGTGCAGCCTAATAATGAAAAGGATCTTACCTACGAATTGCTTACTAAAATTGGACATCACTTTAGTTTGTTAAAAGCCCCTGCTTTTAAAGAGGAAGGTGAATATAGATATGTAATGGAAGTAAAAAGTTGGGATCAGGGATCAGGCTTCACAACTTTGGCTACTAAGTTCGATCAATATGGAAAGGGAGCGAACCAAATCAGATTTATCTTAAAAAATGGAATTCCTGTTCCTTACTATGATTGGTCTTTTGGAGATAAATCATTTACTAAAATCATTAAGCAGGTAATCATAGGTCCCAGGAATCCTAGTTCTGTAAAAAATATCGAATTATTTCTTAATATGACACAACATAAGGGAGTAGGAGTTAGCAAATCCAAAATTTCCTACCGATAA
- a CDS encoding gliding motility-associated C-terminal domain-containing protein encodes MKPLYLFVVIATNFVYSNVKAQCNFFDDYTTSTGWTQVGSEVEIINGKVHFINGAKCREFQKRLHRPLGRTIDENDCWEVKFEFKPSSVGSKNNLPYSGHVILGLTAGTNSFNCDCPDPPCTGRKKGNQDGFLLNYSAQNPPNGDLFFHIIARDSINLHPSQRIIANSLGATYFITLAKAQKNQVQLSVYSDSGYTNHLLGSPVMLTYPGNIDGLTHVQHGNTINGELRRELTGTLDNVCIKWHDPMPSRASLSLPKDTQICAGDSIVLNAGMGSQLNYLWSTGSMDSIISINKAGTYYVRISNGCLEISDTIEIIGKPALTNQLEDITFCNDEAAFLSYRASDVSLLWSTGETSSTIYPTQNGLYWVEVTNVCDTIYEEAFVDFKNCTCDISLPNVFTPNNDGTNDYFKALEISTECVINLSIFNRWGMLVFETTNNDFRWDGGNVADGVYFWVVDYTNSKGSSHSKKKGTVTIIR; translated from the coding sequence ATGAAACCCCTTTACTTGTTTGTTGTTATAGCTACTAACTTTGTTTACAGCAATGTAAAAGCACAATGCAACTTTTTTGACGACTATACAACCAGCACGGGATGGACTCAAGTTGGTAGTGAGGTTGAAATTATAAATGGAAAAGTTCATTTTATAAATGGGGCAAAATGCAGGGAATTTCAGAAAAGACTTCATAGACCCCTAGGAAGGACAATTGATGAAAATGATTGCTGGGAAGTGAAATTCGAATTTAAGCCTAGTTCGGTTGGTTCCAAAAACAATCTGCCTTATTCTGGTCATGTAATTTTAGGCTTAACCGCAGGCACAAACAGCTTTAACTGTGATTGCCCAGATCCACCATGCACGGGACGCAAAAAAGGAAATCAAGATGGTTTTTTGCTAAACTATTCCGCACAAAACCCACCCAATGGTGATTTATTCTTTCATATTATTGCGCGCGATTCTATTAACTTGCACCCCTCACAGCGCATTATTGCCAATTCCTTAGGAGCTACATACTTTATTACGCTAGCAAAGGCGCAAAAGAATCAGGTGCAATTAAGTGTATATTCTGATAGTGGCTATACAAATCATTTACTTGGGTCGCCTGTTATGCTAACTTACCCTGGTAATATAGATGGCCTAACTCATGTACAGCACGGTAATACTATAAATGGAGAATTGCGAAGAGAATTAACAGGTACTTTAGACAATGTGTGTATAAAATGGCACGACCCCATGCCTTCAAGGGCAAGTCTTAGTTTACCAAAAGACACCCAGATTTGTGCCGGAGACAGCATTGTTTTGAACGCTGGAATGGGTTCACAGCTAAATTACCTATGGAGTACCGGGAGTATGGATTCAATTATTTCCATTAATAAAGCAGGGACATACTATGTTCGGATTTCCAATGGTTGCTTAGAAATTTCAGATACCATAGAAATTATTGGCAAGCCTGCATTAACAAATCAACTGGAGGATATTACTTTTTGCAACGATGAGGCTGCTTTTCTTTCGTATCGAGCTTCTGACGTGTCTCTTCTCTGGAGTACGGGAGAAACCTCTTCTACCATCTATCCAACTCAAAATGGGCTTTATTGGGTAGAGGTGACCAATGTATGTGACACTATTTATGAAGAAGCATTTGTAGATTTTAAAAACTGCACGTGTGATATCTCATTACCAAATGTTTTCACCCCCAATAATGATGGCACTAATGATTACTTTAAAGCGCTGGAAATAAGCACCGAATGTGTGATTAATCTTTCCATTTTTAATCGCTGGGGAATGCTCGTTTTTGAAACAACGAATAATGACTTTAGATGGGATGGAGGTAATGTTGCTGACGGGGTCTATTTCTGGGTTGTAGATTATACTAATTCTAAAGGTTCCTCTCATTCTAAAAAAAAGGGTACGGTTACCATTATCAGATAG
- a CDS encoding alginate O-acetyltransferase AlgX-related protein, with amino-acid sequence MIQRFTHFSYVIPLDGAFTAPPTPEATWSNWFEGDYQSAQEEFLNFNIGFKPFFVRVYNQISFSLYNQAHLANAVIGKDNYLYEVQYINAYKGEDFIGVDSIKLKVEKLQRVSDTLSKKGVDLIVMLAPGKASFYPEFVPDRFDIKNRTTTNYDVYIEELAKTDIHLLDFKKWFEEQKEISPYPLFPKTGTHWSNYGNVLVADSTIKYINSIQEEKYIPPLQITDIVRTRKMRHPADDIEKGMNLLINIPDLEMGYPEVEITTGDNNPKVLTIADSFYWDMYNWKLSERAFDNGQFWFYNVTIYPESYQELLLVKDVNTMKEVEKNDVVLLLSTEANLRIFAFGFIDELYKQYFPGE; translated from the coding sequence ATGATTCAGCGTTTCACACACTTTTCATATGTAATTCCTCTGGATGGAGCATTTACTGCTCCGCCCACACCTGAAGCTACATGGTCTAATTGGTTTGAAGGTGACTATCAATCAGCACAAGAGGAATTTCTTAATTTTAATATTGGCTTCAAGCCTTTCTTTGTGAGGGTTTATAATCAAATTTCATTTTCACTTTACAACCAAGCTCACCTTGCAAATGCCGTGATAGGCAAAGACAACTATCTTTATGAAGTACAATACATCAACGCCTATAAGGGCGAAGATTTTATTGGAGTTGATAGCATCAAGCTTAAAGTGGAGAAACTGCAACGGGTGTCCGACACCTTATCCAAAAAGGGAGTTGACCTCATCGTAATGCTGGCTCCCGGAAAAGCTAGTTTTTACCCAGAGTTTGTTCCAGATAGGTTTGATATTAAAAACCGAACCACCACAAATTACGATGTATACATTGAAGAGCTTGCCAAAACTGACATTCATCTACTTGATTTTAAGAAATGGTTTGAGGAGCAAAAAGAAATATCTCCTTATCCACTATTCCCAAAAACCGGAACCCATTGGAGCAACTATGGAAATGTACTTGTGGCCGACTCAACTATTAAGTATATCAATTCCATTCAAGAAGAAAAATACATTCCCCCTCTGCAAATAACAGATATCGTTCGTACTCGTAAAATGAGACATCCTGCTGATGACATCGAAAAAGGAATGAATCTACTTATCAATATTCCAGATTTAGAAATGGGTTACCCTGAAGTGGAAATAACAACCGGGGATAATAACCCAAAAGTACTGACAATTGCAGATAGTTTTTATTGGGATATGTATAACTGGAAACTTTCAGAGCGGGCATTTGACAATGGGCAATTTTGGTTTTACAACGTCACCATTTACCCCGAGAGCTACCAAGAACTTTTATTGGTAAAAGATGTAAACACCATGAAGGAAGTAGAAAAAAATGATGTTGTCCTATTGTTGTCCACCGAAGCCAATCTTAGAATTTTTGCTTTTGGTTTTATTGATGAACTATATAAGCAATACTTTCCGGGGGAGTAA
- a CDS encoding LamG-like jellyroll fold domain-containing protein, whose translation MKIKYYFFLVSFFLQLSLNAQVPGYVPTQNLRAWWSFSGNTNDLSGNGNNLTNNGATLSTDRNSNSNNAYLFDGTDDFMALTNPSFAFGQDSSFTISFWSYYNQVGGWIFGHGLTQGAGGGTGKFCHFVAGTSSGDIQWRANKQGSPWLNAISPYALNTWDHWVCVYDNKVMTLYKNAVAVATQNFTYTGTQTATMPLHIGTQLTGGGTFLSGKVDDFGVWNRALTQAEITDLYNGCSATVAVQPKDVKDILGGNVKFGVSAPNAGLTFQWQKKSGSNFQNITNGGQYSGVTTDTLEVTSLTISNNGEEYRCVVNASGCSDTSAAAVIEICGFLQMPVDQTIAVGATGAFSTKVADPSSTFQWQVDKGTGFANVYPNAQYVNPTNDTLVITGVTNALNGYKYQCVITSGACTGTSDPATLTVSNVTGIEELMDLYDIKMYPNPVQEKLHITHKEQSVNMSVAVINAVGQKVYSGHLQEGNETVLNLDFLQTGNYFVKIGDVFSIPFVVKK comes from the coding sequence ATGAAAATCAAATACTACTTTTTTCTTGTAAGCTTTTTTTTGCAACTATCCCTTAATGCCCAAGTTCCTGGCTATGTGCCAACTCAAAACTTGAGAGCATGGTGGTCTTTCTCAGGGAATACTAATGATCTTTCAGGCAATGGAAACAACCTGACAAACAATGGGGCAACTTTGTCCACTGATCGAAACTCAAATTCAAATAACGCTTATTTATTTGATGGAACGGATGACTTTATGGCTTTAACAAATCCTTCTTTTGCCTTTGGGCAAGACTCATCTTTTACTATATCATTTTGGTCATATTATAATCAAGTTGGAGGCTGGATATTTGGGCATGGTTTAACGCAAGGTGCAGGTGGCGGCACTGGTAAATTTTGCCACTTTGTTGCTGGCACAAGTTCTGGCGACATTCAGTGGAGAGCAAATAAACAAGGTTCTCCATGGCTAAATGCAATATCTCCGTACGCCCTTAATACTTGGGATCATTGGGTGTGTGTTTATGATAATAAGGTGATGACTCTTTATAAAAATGCCGTTGCTGTAGCTACTCAAAATTTTACTTACACGGGAACGCAAACAGCTACCATGCCTTTGCATATTGGAACCCAACTTACGGGAGGTGGTACTTTCCTTTCAGGAAAAGTGGATGATTTTGGAGTGTGGAACAGAGCTTTGACACAGGCAGAAATCACCGATTTATACAATGGTTGCTCGGCTACAGTTGCAGTTCAGCCCAAGGATGTAAAAGATATACTTGGGGGTAATGTGAAATTTGGAGTATCAGCACCCAATGCTGGTCTAACTTTTCAATGGCAAAAAAAGTCAGGATCTAATTTTCAGAATATTACTAATGGAGGGCAATATTCTGGTGTCACAACTGATACATTAGAAGTTACGTCTTTGACTATAAGTAATAATGGTGAAGAGTACCGCTGTGTGGTAAATGCATCGGGTTGTTCTGATACTTCAGCTGCAGCTGTGATTGAAATATGTGGATTTTTGCAGATGCCAGTGGATCAGACAATAGCAGTGGGTGCTACTGGTGCTTTTTCAACAAAAGTGGCAGATCCTTCCTCCACATTTCAATGGCAGGTGGATAAAGGAACTGGATTTGCAAATGTATACCCGAATGCTCAATACGTGAATCCTACTAATGATACACTCGTAATTACGGGAGTTACAAATGCTCTTAATGGTTATAAATACCAGTGTGTAATAACCAGCGGGGCCTGCACAGGCACATCAGACCCAGCAACGCTTACTGTTAGTAACGTCACGGGAATAGAAGAGCTTATGGATTTATATGATATAAAAATGTACCCCAATCCAGTTCAGGAAAAACTGCATATTACGCACAAAGAGCAGTCAGTAAATATGAGTGTTGCTGTAATTAATGCAGTTGGACAAAAAGTGTATTCTGGCCATTTACAAGAAGGAAATGAGACAGTACTAAATCTGGACTTTTTGCAGACAGGTAACTACTTTGTGAAAATTGGTGATGTATTTTCTATTCCTTTTGTGGTGAAGAAATAA
- a CDS encoding MBOAT family O-acyltransferase, whose protein sequence is MPIFLLAYNLVPAKFKNYTLLIASIFFYSWGAPKFVFVILASTIIDFYIVSRLHRSEVKLHRKLLLSLSISINLGLLIYFKYANFFVENVNQLLLSSGIESISWTSVILPIGISFYTFQTLTYSIDVYRKVHAPLQKVTDYLVYIMSFPQMIAGPIVRFHDIADQITSRKDLIDDKLIGFYRFCIGLAKKVLIANVMAEQADLIFNSNLTNLSFANAWLGILAYTFQIYFDFSGYSDMAIGLGRMMGFRFPENFDSPYVSKSISEFWRRWHITLGNFMRDYLYIPLGGNRVSSKYRHFLNLWIVFVLSGLWHGASWNFVIWGAYHGVFLILDRLFLLNFLNKVGKFASILFTFFVVMIGWVIFRLETLEEIQRYLKSLFSFDFSSTFNLTPGFSFVVIFAIFFSFLAGFKKGKQLVQAFFFTNRYALWQHLLLIIISSALLLLSYSSISTSGFNPFIYFRF, encoded by the coding sequence TTGCCAATATTCTTGCTGGCTTATAACCTTGTTCCAGCAAAATTCAAAAACTACACACTTTTAATTGCGAGTATTTTCTTCTACAGTTGGGGAGCTCCAAAGTTTGTTTTTGTAATTCTCGCTTCCACTATCATCGACTTTTATATAGTATCCCGTCTTCATCGCAGCGAAGTAAAATTGCATAGAAAGCTCCTACTATCACTATCTATTTCAATCAACCTTGGGCTATTAATTTACTTTAAGTACGCCAACTTTTTTGTAGAAAATGTAAATCAACTGCTTCTATCATCTGGCATAGAATCCATCAGTTGGACCTCGGTAATCCTACCCATTGGGATATCCTTTTACACTTTCCAGACACTTACATATTCCATAGATGTATACCGAAAAGTGCACGCCCCACTTCAAAAAGTGACCGATTACTTAGTGTATATAATGTCCTTCCCACAAATGATTGCCGGCCCTATTGTTCGTTTTCATGATATTGCTGACCAGATTACAAGTAGGAAAGACCTCATCGATGACAAGCTCATCGGTTTTTATAGGTTCTGCATTGGTTTAGCCAAAAAAGTTTTAATAGCTAACGTAATGGCCGAGCAGGCAGATTTGATTTTTAATAGCAATCTAACAAACTTGAGCTTCGCCAATGCCTGGTTGGGAATCTTAGCCTACACCTTCCAGATATATTTTGATTTCTCCGGCTACTCCGATATGGCTATTGGACTAGGAAGAATGATGGGTTTTAGATTTCCAGAGAACTTTGACTCACCTTATGTATCCAAGAGTATTTCAGAATTTTGGCGAAGATGGCATATCACCCTAGGAAACTTTATGCGTGACTACTTATACATTCCCCTAGGTGGCAACCGCGTTTCATCCAAATATCGCCACTTTTTAAATCTTTGGATTGTATTTGTGCTTTCGGGCCTTTGGCATGGCGCTTCTTGGAATTTTGTTATTTGGGGAGCCTACCACGGTGTATTCCTTATTTTAGATAGGCTGTTCCTTCTAAATTTTTTAAACAAGGTTGGCAAATTCGCTTCAATTCTCTTCACCTTTTTTGTTGTTATGATTGGCTGGGTTATATTTCGATTAGAAACCTTAGAAGAAATTCAGCGCTACCTAAAAAGCCTTTTTTCCTTTGACTTTTCTTCTACCTTCAATCTGACACCAGGTTTTAGCTTCGTGGTGATTTTTGCCATTTTCTTTTCATTTTTAGCAGGTTTCAAAAAAGGAAAGCAACTGGTGCAAGCATTCTTTTTTACTAATAGATATGCATTGTGGCAGCACCTCCTACTTATTATAATCAGTTCCGCTTTGCTACTGCTTTCGTACAGCTCTATCTCCACTTCTGGTTTTAATCCGTTTATTTATTTCAGGTTTTAG
- the bla gene encoding subclass B1 metallo-beta-lactamase has protein sequence MNYAKHILLLVLFTLCFSAYSQKVNISPNLYLEKLTEHVYVHTSLTKLAEWGKFPSNGLIYINGSKAWLLDTPMDDSLTIKLIDHLEQEMQLKIIGFIPNHFHDDCTAGMDILKEHNIPSYCFYKTSKLHTEEPYCNFVFHSDTTFLLDDSPIQTFYPGEAHSPDNIVCYLPNEKVLFGGCMVKSADSKTLGNLSDANLENWPQAINNVIDKYPNLKSVIPGHGKIGETNLLQHTLDLLRK, from the coding sequence ATGAACTACGCTAAGCACATATTGCTCTTAGTGCTTTTTACACTATGCTTTTCGGCTTATAGCCAAAAGGTAAATATCTCGCCAAACCTTTATTTGGAGAAACTCACGGAACATGTTTATGTACACACTTCTCTAACTAAACTAGCGGAATGGGGAAAGTTTCCTTCCAATGGGCTGATTTATATAAATGGTTCTAAAGCATGGCTTCTAGACACCCCAATGGATGACTCTCTTACCATTAAGCTGATTGACCATCTGGAGCAGGAAATGCAGTTAAAGATTATTGGGTTTATACCAAACCACTTTCATGATGATTGTACAGCGGGTATGGACATTTTGAAAGAACACAACATTCCTTCGTATTGCTTTTACAAAACCAGTAAGCTCCATACTGAAGAACCATATTGCAATTTTGTGTTTCACAGCGACACCACTTTCCTTTTGGATGATTCACCAATACAAACCTTTTACCCAGGAGAAGCCCACAGTCCAGACAATATTGTATGTTATCTTCCTAATGAAAAAGTCCTTTTTGGTGGCTGTATGGTAAAATCGGCCGATTCAAAAACTTTGGGAAATCTTTCTGATGCCAATCTTGAAAATTGGCCACAGGCAATAAATAATGTAATCGACAAGTATCCTAACCTCAAGAGTGTAATTCCCGGACATGGAAAGATTGGTGAAACCAACTTACTTCAGCACACCCTAGACTTATTACGGAAGTAA
- the radA gene encoding DNA repair protein RadA — translation MAKKPKTTYYCQNCGTQHSKWMGQCNSCGEWNTIVEEVLETTASKAVSWKSSPQRGSSSIAPSKVKSIRDIETQQSVRTTTNDNELDRVMGGGMVDGSVTLIGGEPGIGKSTLMLQVVLGLNQKCLYISGEESEQQVQLRAKRIGIKNDDCYILTATSTQEIFRQIELNEPKVVIVDSIQTLHSQLIESSPGSVSQIRQCAAELIQFAKETDTPLFLIGHITKDGNIAGPKILEHMVDTVLQFEGDRHHVYRLLRANKNRFGSTHELGIYEMVGEGLREVSNPSEILISKRDADLSGNAVAATLEGIRPMLIEIQALVSTAVYGTPQRSTTGYDTRRLNMLLAVLEKRCGFHLGSKDVFLNITGGIRVDDPAIDLAVVAAILSSNEDIALPPKICFAAEVGLSGEIRPVSRIEQRISEAEKMGFDQVFISSHNKLQEGKFGIKVVRCGKIEEVFQHLFG, via the coding sequence ATGGCTAAAAAACCCAAAACAACTTACTATTGCCAGAATTGCGGCACCCAGCACAGCAAGTGGATGGGGCAATGTAACAGCTGTGGCGAATGGAATACAATTGTAGAGGAAGTACTGGAAACCACTGCCAGCAAAGCTGTGAGTTGGAAGAGCAGTCCACAGCGTGGAAGTAGTAGTATTGCACCAAGCAAAGTGAAATCTATTCGCGATATAGAAACCCAGCAAAGTGTGCGCACCACCACTAATGACAACGAGTTAGATCGCGTAATGGGTGGCGGCATGGTAGATGGCTCGGTAACATTAATTGGTGGCGAGCCGGGTATTGGCAAAAGTACATTGATGCTTCAGGTGGTTTTGGGCCTCAACCAAAAATGCCTTTATATAAGTGGCGAAGAAAGTGAGCAGCAAGTGCAACTTCGTGCCAAGCGCATTGGTATAAAAAATGACGACTGCTACATTCTTACCGCAACGTCTACACAAGAAATTTTTAGACAAATAGAACTCAATGAGCCGAAAGTGGTGATCGTAGACTCTATTCAAACGCTACACTCACAACTCATAGAATCTTCTCCCGGAAGTGTTTCGCAAATCCGACAATGCGCAGCTGAGCTGATTCAGTTTGCTAAAGAAACAGACACTCCCCTTTTCCTGATTGGCCATATTACCAAAGATGGAAACATTGCAGGGCCCAAAATATTGGAACACATGGTGGACACCGTTCTTCAGTTTGAAGGCGATAGACACCATGTATACAGATTGCTTCGCGCCAACAAAAACCGTTTTGGCTCTACTCATGAGCTGGGCATTTATGAAATGGTAGGTGAAGGGCTACGTGAAGTAAGCAACCCGAGTGAAATACTAATTTCCAAGCGTGATGCAGATCTTAGCGGAAATGCTGTGGCTGCTACTTTGGAAGGCATTCGCCCGATGCTTATTGAAATTCAGGCTTTGGTGAGCACAGCCGTGTATGGTACACCTCAGCGCAGCACCACCGGTTATGATACCCGCAGATTGAACATGCTCTTGGCCGTTCTCGAAAAACGTTGTGGTTTTCATTTAGGCAGCAAAGATGTTTTCCTAAACATCACAGGAGGAATCCGAGTGGATGACCCAGCCATTGATTTGGCCGTAGTGGCTGCCATACTTTCGTCAAATGAAGATATTGCCTTGCCTCCTAAAATTTGCTTTGCAGCTGAAGTTGGATTAAGCGGTGAAATTCGTCCTGTATCGCGAATTGAGCAACGCATCAGCGAAGCAGAAAAAATGGGTTTTGATCAGGTGTTTATCAGTTCCCACAACAAATTACAGGAAGGTAAATTTGGCATTAAAGTGGTTCGTTGCGGAAAGATTGAGGAAGTGTTTCAACACCTTTTTGGCTAA